From a region of the Gemmatimonadaceae bacterium genome:
- the miaB gene encoding tRNA (N6-isopentenyl adenosine(37)-C2)-methylthiotransferase MiaB produces the protein MSGTVYVETYGCQMNVSDSELILGKLADVGYSQVESPDGADVILVNTCAIRDHAEQRVLGRLGELKRHMKEGAVVGVAGCMAQRLGPRLFDRAKHVSLVIGPDGYRALPDLIERARDGERATAVEFDLEEHYQGFSARRFEGVKAWIPVQRGCDYRCTYCIVPTTRGPERSRPLLDAVREAEQVAEQGITEVVLLGQTVNSYNDGSHDFADLLRAVARVDGIRRVRFTSPHPNDFSERVIAAIAETPEVCEHVHLPMQSGSSRVLKRMLRRYTREQYFDCAERLRAAVPGLGLTTDIIVGFPGETEEDFAETLSAVREIGFNDAYTFKFSAREGTAATRFPSADDVPDEVASERLERLIATMRAGARRANMAALGERHEVLVEKEARRGGLLQARTRDFKTVIIPGEPSLIGSYLTVELTGTTGSTFTGTVASERGELPLAG, from the coding sequence ATGAGCGGTACGGTTTACGTCGAGACTTACGGCTGCCAGATGAACGTCAGCGACTCCGAGTTGATCCTCGGGAAGCTGGCGGACGTCGGCTACTCGCAGGTCGAGTCGCCGGACGGCGCCGACGTGATCCTGGTCAACACGTGCGCGATCCGCGACCACGCCGAGCAGCGCGTGCTGGGAAGGCTCGGCGAGCTGAAGCGGCACATGAAGGAAGGCGCGGTGGTCGGCGTCGCGGGTTGCATGGCGCAGCGGCTGGGGCCGCGGCTGTTCGACCGGGCCAAGCACGTCAGTCTCGTCATCGGCCCGGACGGCTACCGCGCGCTCCCGGATCTGATCGAGCGGGCGCGCGACGGCGAGCGCGCGACCGCGGTCGAGTTCGACCTCGAGGAGCACTACCAGGGGTTCAGCGCGCGCCGGTTCGAGGGAGTGAAGGCGTGGATCCCGGTGCAGCGGGGCTGCGATTATCGGTGCACGTACTGCATCGTGCCGACGACGCGCGGGCCCGAGCGGAGCAGGCCCTTGCTGGACGCGGTGCGCGAGGCGGAGCAGGTGGCGGAGCAGGGAATCACCGAAGTGGTGCTGCTCGGGCAGACGGTGAACTCGTACAACGACGGCTCGCACGACTTCGCCGACCTGCTGCGCGCCGTGGCGCGCGTGGACGGGATCCGGCGCGTGCGGTTCACCAGCCCGCACCCGAACGACTTCAGCGAGCGGGTGATCGCGGCGATCGCGGAGACGCCGGAGGTGTGCGAGCACGTGCACCTGCCGATGCAGTCGGGGTCGTCGAGGGTGCTCAAGCGGATGCTGCGGAGGTACACGCGCGAGCAGTACTTCGATTGCGCCGAGCGCCTGCGCGCCGCCGTCCCGGGATTGGGGCTCACGACGGACATCATCGTCGGATTCCCGGGAGAGACCGAGGAAGATTTCGCGGAGACGTTGAGCGCGGTGCGCGAGATAGGCTTCAACGACGCGTACACGTTCAAGTTCTCCGCGCGGGAAGGAACGGCGGCGACGCGGTTCCCGTCGGCGGACGACGTTCCGGACGAGGTGGCGAGCGAGCGGCTGGAGCGGCTGATCGCGACGATGCGAGCCGGCGCGCGCCGGGCGAACATGGCGGCGCTCGGGGAGAGGCACGAGGTGCTGGTGGAGAAGGAAGCGAGGCGGGGAGGGTTGCTGCAGGCGCGAACCCGGGATTTCAAGACAGTCATCATTCCGGGAGAGCCGTCGCTGATCGGCAGCTATTTGACCGTTGAGCTTACAGGGACGACGGGCTCGACATTTACAGGAACAGTGGCGTCGGAGCGGGGCGAGCTACCTCTCGCGGGATAG
- a CDS encoding DNA internalization-related competence protein ComEC/Rec2: MPLIAAACVAYAAGLLAGFATDRRITVIVAGLAAAAVLYGLLRRSGYVFAVAALLASGIAVALTEPPKPIHRFTRAVASPDAAPALERVRAGAAKRIERMFGSDAPMAKALLIAEQQDLGPEVRQRYADAGLVHMLSISGLHVAIVAGAVELLLSAMALGRARAAILSLVIVWLYVAVIGAPAPALRSAVMLTVMASSRIAQRPTSPWASLALGAAVPLYEPRNVLGLGYQLSVVGMAGLTASGSITRRWIAPKVEGWRLAVSNQLLPSIIATIVTAPLIAWYFGRLSLIGPVSNVLASPVITILQPMLFLAMLFPIDGAAQFVADGCLPLLHVFDGIAARTAALPYASIQVTPSLLTTLLCCVAIAALVAAASARFTARPALLAALALGGALWYPLMPPPARREIELHMLDVGQGDALALRTTRGNWILFDAGRAWRTGDAGRAVIIPYLARRGGKLAAFVLSHPHNDHVGGASTILRALKPRTFHDPGFVAPTGSYAAALASAVTAGTRWSRVRPGDSLVVDGVVVNFLAPDSAWASALTDPNEASTIARVRFGAVRFLLVGDAEKELEQWLVANDSLDLRADVLKVAHHGSSTSTTERFLSATKPRVALISVGKDNSYRHPSPAVVERLERSGAAVYRTDQLGTVVVSTDGRRVRVRAREGEWELRPR, translated from the coding sequence ATGCCGTTGATCGCCGCCGCCTGCGTCGCCTACGCCGCGGGGCTGCTGGCCGGCTTCGCGACGGATCGCAGAATCACTGTAATCGTCGCGGGTCTGGCGGCTGCCGCGGTGCTGTACGGGCTGCTGCGACGCAGCGGTTACGTGTTTGCCGTTGCCGCGCTGCTCGCCAGCGGGATCGCCGTCGCGCTGACCGAGCCACCCAAGCCGATTCATCGGTTCACACGCGCGGTCGCAAGTCCTGACGCGGCTCCCGCGCTCGAGCGCGTCCGCGCGGGCGCCGCGAAGCGGATCGAGCGAATGTTCGGCAGCGACGCGCCGATGGCGAAGGCGCTGCTGATCGCCGAGCAGCAGGACCTTGGCCCCGAGGTCCGCCAGCGGTACGCCGACGCCGGGCTGGTGCACATGCTGTCCATCTCCGGGCTGCACGTCGCGATTGTCGCCGGCGCGGTCGAGCTGCTGCTCTCGGCGATGGCGCTCGGCCGCGCGCGCGCGGCGATCCTCTCGCTCGTCATCGTCTGGCTGTACGTTGCGGTGATCGGCGCGCCCGCGCCCGCGCTGCGCTCGGCGGTGATGCTCACCGTCATGGCGTCGAGCAGGATCGCGCAGCGGCCGACGTCGCCCTGGGCGTCGCTCGCGCTCGGCGCGGCGGTTCCGCTGTACGAGCCGCGCAACGTGCTCGGGCTCGGGTATCAGCTGAGCGTCGTCGGAATGGCGGGACTCACCGCGAGCGGGAGCATCACGCGGCGGTGGATCGCGCCGAAGGTCGAGGGTTGGCGGCTCGCCGTGTCGAATCAGCTATTGCCGTCCATCATCGCCACGATCGTCACCGCTCCGCTGATCGCATGGTACTTCGGGCGGCTGAGCCTGATCGGGCCCGTGTCGAACGTGCTCGCGTCGCCGGTGATCACGATACTCCAGCCAATGCTGTTCCTGGCGATGCTGTTCCCGATTGACGGCGCGGCGCAGTTCGTCGCGGACGGCTGCCTGCCGCTGCTGCACGTTTTCGACGGGATCGCGGCACGCACGGCTGCCCTGCCGTACGCATCGATCCAGGTGACCCCGTCGCTGCTCACGACGCTGTTGTGCTGCGTGGCGATCGCCGCGCTGGTAGCCGCCGCGTCCGCGCGGTTCACCGCGCGGCCCGCGCTGCTCGCCGCGCTCGCGCTCGGCGGCGCGCTCTGGTATCCGCTCATGCCGCCGCCCGCGCGGCGCGAGATCGAGCTGCACATGCTGGACGTAGGCCAGGGCGACGCGCTCGCGCTCCGCACGACACGCGGCAACTGGATCCTGTTCGACGCGGGTCGCGCGTGGCGCACCGGCGACGCCGGGCGGGCGGTGATCATCCCGTACCTGGCGCGGCGCGGGGGAAAGCTCGCCGCGTTCGTGCTGTCGCACCCGCACAACGATCACGTCGGCGGCGCTTCCACGATCCTGCGGGCGCTGAAGCCGCGAACCTTCCACGACCCGGGTTTCGTCGCGCCGACGGGCTCGTACGCCGCCGCCCTGGCGAGCGCCGTGACGGCGGGGACGCGCTGGAGCCGGGTACGGCCGGGCGATTCCCTGGTGGTGGACGGGGTCGTGGTCAACTTCCTGGCGCCGGACTCGGCGTGGGCCAGTGCGCTGACAGACCCGAACGAGGCGAGCACGATCGCGCGCGTCCGGTTCGGCGCGGTTCGATTCCTGCTTGTGGGAGACGCGGAGAAGGAGCTGGAGCAATGGCTGGTCGCCAATGACAGCCTCGACCTTCGCGCGGACGTTCTCAAAGTGGCACATCACGGCAGCTCGACGAGCACCACGGAAAGATTTCTCTCCGCTACGAAACCGCGGGTCGCATTGATCTCGGTGGGGAAGGACAACAGCTACCGCCATCCCAGCCCGGCCGTGGTGGAGAGGCTCGAGCGCTCGGGGGCCGCCGTGTACCGCACCGATCAGCTCGGCACGGTCGTGGTGTCCACCGACGGCAGGCGGGTGCGGGTTCGCGCTCGCGAAGGTGAGTGGGAGCTGCGGCCCCGATGA
- a CDS encoding DUF4157 domain-containing protein has translation MRALLGTPISLRQDMLIRYPELRAARFRAGGLPVRVGGWLLGRSRVDAVTLGRTIFVAREIEPSAELLLHELRHVEQFCESRAFPFRYIWETLRRGYSENLFERDAREFATRRVRGSEAPFTKDV, from the coding sequence ATGCGGGCCCTGCTCGGAACACCGATCTCGTTGCGGCAGGACATGCTCATCCGGTATCCGGAGCTGCGTGCCGCGCGCTTCCGGGCGGGGGGACTGCCAGTACGGGTAGGCGGGTGGCTGCTTGGCCGCAGCCGGGTGGACGCCGTGACGCTGGGACGCACCATCTTCGTCGCGCGCGAGATCGAGCCGTCGGCGGAATTGCTCTTGCACGAGCTTCGGCACGTCGAGCAATTTTGCGAGAGCAGGGCATTCCCATTTCGCTACATTTGGGAAACGCTGCGACGCGGTTATTCCGAGAATCTTTTCGAGCGGGACGCCCGGGAGTTTGCCACCAGGAGGGTGCGCGGTTCCGAGGCCCCCTTTACGAAGGACGTCTAA
- the fbp gene encoding class 1 fructose-bisphosphatase encodes MVKHSATSVVTIDRYIIEEERLHPQATGELSGILYDLALAAKMIANKVRNAGLADVLGATENSNVQGEIQQKLDVLANDIIIKAMDHGGRLCAMASEEMPGLIPIPEQFRCGKYVLLFDPLDGSSNIDVNVPVGTIFSVLLKVTPGNKGEMGDLLQPGRQQVAAGYVIYGSSTMMVYTTGQGVHGFTLDPAIGEFLLSHPHIRTPDPGRYLSVNDSYEPLWNDTVRELMRRYRKGDGKKRNGTSSRYVGSLVADFHRNLLGGGIFAYPAQSKSPKGKLRLLYEANPLAFIAEQAGGAASDGKRRIMGIEPTELHQRTPLFIGSKSSVELAESMLGGALTGVGA; translated from the coding sequence GTGGTAAAGCACAGCGCAACCTCGGTCGTCACGATCGACCGGTACATCATCGAGGAAGAGCGGCTCCATCCCCAGGCGACGGGCGAGCTGTCCGGCATCCTGTACGACCTCGCGCTCGCCGCGAAGATGATCGCCAACAAGGTTCGCAACGCCGGACTCGCCGACGTTCTCGGCGCCACCGAGAACAGCAACGTCCAGGGGGAGATCCAGCAGAAGCTGGACGTGCTCGCCAACGACATCATCATCAAGGCGATGGACCACGGCGGGCGTCTGTGCGCGATGGCGTCGGAGGAGATGCCCGGTCTCATCCCGATTCCGGAGCAATTCCGCTGCGGTAAGTACGTGCTGCTGTTCGATCCACTCGACGGCTCTTCCAACATCGACGTCAACGTACCGGTGGGCACCATATTCTCGGTGCTGCTGAAGGTCACTCCCGGGAACAAGGGCGAGATGGGAGACCTGTTGCAGCCCGGTCGCCAGCAGGTGGCCGCGGGGTACGTGATCTACGGCTCGAGCACGATGATGGTGTATACCACGGGGCAGGGCGTGCACGGATTCACGCTCGACCCGGCGATCGGCGAGTTTCTGCTGTCGCACCCGCACATTCGCACGCCCGATCCGGGCAGGTACCTCTCGGTGAACGATTCGTACGAGCCCCTCTGGAACGACACCGTCAGGGAGCTCATGCGGCGATATCGCAAGGGCGACGGCAAGAAGCGGAACGGCACGAGCTCGCGCTACGTCGGCTCGCTCGTCGCCGATTTCCACCGCAACCTGCTCGGTGGCGGGATCTTCGCGTACCCGGCGCAGAGCAAGAGTCCCAAGGGCAAGCTGCGTTTGCTGTACGAGGCCAATCCGCTCGCGTTCATCGCGGAGCAGGCTGGCGGCGCCGCGTCCGACGGCAAGCGGCGCATCATGGGTATCGAGCCGACGGAGCTGCACCAGCGCACGCCGCTGTTCATCGGCAGCAAGTCCAGCGTCGAGCTGGCTGAGTCCATGCTCGGCGGCGCGCTCACGGGCGTCGGGGCCTGA
- a CDS encoding methylmalonyl-CoA mutase family protein, with amino-acid sequence MPVAPVYRPEDADLEYKRDLGEPGEWPYTRGVQPTMYRGRLWTMRQYAGFGTAAETNARFRHLLAAGQTGLSVAFDLPTQMGIDSDSPRALGEVGRAGVAIDTVEDMHELFAEIPLDRVSTSMTINATASTLLAMYIVVAEERGISRDKLSGTVQNDILKEYIARGTYVYPPEPSLRLIADMFRFCTAEVPGWNPISISGYHIREAGATAVQELAFTLANGVEYVRHGVAAGLDVNAFARRLSFFFAAHNDLFEEVAKFRAARRLWARIMRERFGADDEGCRLRFHTQTGGVTLTAQQPLNNVVRVAMQALSATLGGTQSLHTNGYDEALSLPTAEAATLALRTQQIIAHESGIANTVDPLAGSYYVESLTNELEARAVALMQRVEDLGGSAKAIEQGFFQDEIARSAYEFQQRVEGGETVIVGVNQFTDDSEGLSIPSPDYAGMERGQVSRLARARSARDSAAQTAALTALGDAAGRVKEGKARVTLMPLVIDAVRARASVGEISDTLAGAWGKYVPG; translated from the coding sequence ATTCCGGTCGCGCCGGTTTACCGGCCGGAAGACGCCGACCTCGAGTACAAGCGTGATTTAGGCGAGCCGGGCGAGTGGCCGTACACTCGCGGCGTCCAGCCGACGATGTACCGCGGCCGCCTCTGGACGATGCGGCAGTACGCCGGGTTCGGCACCGCCGCCGAGACCAACGCGCGCTTCCGGCATCTGCTCGCTGCGGGGCAAACCGGGTTGTCGGTCGCGTTCGACCTCCCGACGCAGATGGGGATCGACTCGGATTCGCCGCGCGCGCTGGGCGAAGTCGGCCGCGCCGGCGTCGCGATCGACACCGTCGAAGACATGCACGAGCTGTTCGCGGAGATACCGCTCGATCGTGTTTCTACCTCGATGACGATCAACGCGACGGCCTCGACGCTGCTCGCGATGTACATCGTGGTCGCCGAGGAGCGCGGGATCTCGCGCGACAAGCTGAGCGGCACGGTGCAGAACGACATCCTCAAGGAGTACATCGCGCGCGGGACGTACGTGTACCCGCCGGAGCCGAGCCTGCGGCTGATCGCGGACATGTTCCGTTTCTGCACGGCGGAAGTGCCGGGCTGGAATCCGATTTCCATTTCCGGCTACCATATAAGAGAGGCGGGCGCAACGGCCGTGCAGGAGCTGGCGTTCACGCTGGCGAACGGGGTGGAGTACGTGCGGCACGGCGTCGCCGCCGGGCTCGACGTGAACGCGTTCGCCAGGCGACTGTCCTTCTTCTTCGCCGCGCACAACGACCTGTTCGAGGAGGTCGCGAAGTTCCGCGCCGCGCGGCGGCTGTGGGCGAGGATCATGCGCGAGCGGTTCGGCGCGGACGACGAAGGGTGCAGGCTGCGGTTTCACACGCAGACCGGCGGCGTGACGCTCACCGCGCAGCAGCCGCTGAACAACGTGGTGCGTGTTGCGATGCAGGCGCTGTCGGCCACGCTCGGTGGGACGCAGTCGCTGCACACCAACGGGTACGACGAGGCGCTATCGCTGCCGACGGCGGAGGCCGCGACGCTCGCGCTCCGCACGCAGCAGATCATCGCGCACGAGTCGGGGATCGCGAATACGGTGGATCCGCTCGCCGGCAGCTATTACGTCGAGAGTCTCACCAACGAGCTGGAGGCGCGCGCGGTCGCGCTGATGCAGCGGGTGGAGGATCTGGGCGGGTCGGCGAAGGCGATCGAGCAGGGGTTCTTCCAGGACGAGATCGCGCGCAGCGCGTACGAGTTTCAGCAGCGCGTGGAGGGCGGGGAGACCGTGATCGTCGGGGTCAATCAGTTCACCGACGACAGTGAGGGGCTGAGCATTCCGTCGCCGGATTATGCAGGGATGGAGCGAGGGCAGGTCAGCCGGCTGGCGAGGGCGCGCAGCGCGCGTGACTCGGCGGCGCAGACAGCGGCGCTAACAGCGCTCGGTGACGCCGCCGGAAGGGTCAAGGAAGGGAAGGCGCGGGTCACGTTAATGCCGCTCGTGATCGATGCGGTGCGCGCGCGCGCGTCGGTCGGCGAGATCTCCGATACCCTGGCTGGCGCGTGGGGCAAGTATGTGCCGGGCTAG